From Methanosarcina lacustris Z-7289, one genomic window encodes:
- a CDS encoding non-histone chromosomal MC1 family protein, with product MTDMRNFVLRDEEGNEHGVFTGKQPRQAALKAANRSTGTKAKPEIIRLRERGTKKMHVFKAWKQVVKAPENRPSWMPEKISKPFVKKEKIETIE from the coding sequence ATAACAGACATGAGAAATTTTGTTTTGAGAGACGAAGAAGGAAATGAGCACGGCGTTTTCACTGGAAAACAGCCTCGTCAGGCTGCACTGAAAGCTGCAAACCGAAGCACAGGAACAAAAGCCAAGCCGGAGATTATCCGCCTCAGGGAACGCGGGACAAAGAAGATGCATGTTTTCAAGGCATGGAAACAGGTTGTCAAAGCCCCCGAAAATAGGCCTTCCTGGATGCCAGAGAAAATCAGCAAGCCTTTTGTCAAGAAAGAGAAAATAGAAACAATCGAATAA
- a CDS encoding nitrilase-related carbon-nitrogen hydrolase → MYQGECPVGTPEAVQSNIEKLEEVAKQAKKYDAQLISFPELYLTGYALNPNLVKQLAEEVNGPSVRKVSEIARDNDIAIIFPYPERDSSLGEVQRLFIIFWVFD, encoded by the coding sequence ATTTATCAGGGCGAATGTCCCGTTGGAACTCCTGAAGCAGTACAGAGCAATATTGAAAAACTTGAAGAAGTTGCAAAGCAGGCTAAAAAGTATGATGCCCAGCTTATTAGCTTTCCAGAATTGTACTTGACTGGTTATGCTCTCAACCCGAATTTGGTTAAACAGTTAGCAGAAGAGGTTAATGGACCCTCTGTAAGAAAAGTTTCCGAAATTGCTAGAGACAATGATATAGCTATTATCTTTCCTTATCCAGAAAGGGATTCCAGTTTGGGAGAAGTTCAGAGACTTTTTATTATTTTCTGGGTTTTTGATTGA